The Lynx canadensis isolate LIC74 chromosome D1, mLynCan4.pri.v2, whole genome shotgun sequence genome has a segment encoding these proteins:
- the LOC115525924 gene encoding nicotinamide N-methyltransferase-like: MALQESTALDFYQTYFEPMVYLDYFKMGQSPVGDDCLYFLLKHYNAIFKSGGLKGKLLIDIGSGPSIYQLLSACESFEEIIATDYTDKNRLELEKWLKKVPGTFDWSPVVKYVCELEGDRDKWADKEERLRRTVTQVLKCDVNKEQPLEPAVLPLADCVLSSLCLEAACLTQEAFRAALRHIRTLLRPRGHLVLGGGFDTTFYMVGAKKFPCLPLKEKFVCEALQKSGFTIEKLETAPRAAETMSDEQSDYTAMFVVVAQRND; this comes from the exons ATGGCTCTTCAGGAATCCACAGCGCTGGATTTCTACCAGACGTATTTTGAACCCATGGTCTACCTGGACTACTTCAAGATGGGCCAGAGCCCTGTGGGTGACGATTGCCTCTACTTCCTGCTAAAACACTACAAcgccatttttaaatcag GTGGGCTGAAAGGAAAGCTCCTGATTGACATTGGCTCCGGGCCCAGCATTTACCAGCTCCTCTCCGCCTGCGAGTCTTTTGAGGAGATAATCGCCACTGATTACACGGACAAGAACCGCCTGGAGCTGGAAAAGTGGCTGAAGAAGGTTCCAGGGACGTTCGACTGGTCCCCAGTGGTGAAATATGTGTGTGAGCTTGAGGGGGACAG AGACAAGTGGGCTGACAAGGAGGAGCGGCTAAGGAGAACCGTGACCCAGGTGCTCAAGTGTGACGTGAATAAAGAACAGCCCCTGGAGCCTGCAGTCCTGCCCCTGGCGGACTGCGTCCTTTCCTCCCTGTGCCTTGAGGCTGCCTGCCTCACCCAGGAGGCCTTCCGGGCTGCCCTGCGCCACATCCGGACCCTGCTCCGGCCCAGGGGCCATCTGGTGCTGGGCGGGGGCTTTGACACCACCTTCTACATGGTGGGGGCGAAGAAgttcccctgccttcccctgaaGGAGAAATTCGTGTGTGAGGCTCTGCAGAAGTCCGGCTTCACCATCGAGAAGCTGGAGACGGCTCCGCGGGCAGCTGAGACCATGTCGGATGAGCAGTCAGACTACACCGCGATGTTCGTCGTCGTGGCCCAGAGAAACGACTGA